One window from the genome of Haladaptatus paucihalophilus DX253 encodes:
- a CDS encoding HPP family protein, with amino-acid sequence MRNWLRTMYERSLARARRVRRRETKEFRRWLETSANLRHLTALIALPLLIAGITALSDRIEELSFLLYPPLASGTYTLFSDPDGRYASPRNFVGGLGTGAVCGWFSVLFSEAFLNVPEIQPLQAHPVTAALAVFLTIAATWALSLELPAAFSTSLLAVVVGVHDPYYVASVIVSSVIVISVFGAWRREFYQKRSRYLYQSTNGDDHVLVPMRGQYAEGAAMFGAKLASAHDAGKVVLVDIVDDTAIENAKGDDGDGTDPTLVARENAELDADGVAETQAADEAAARLERQAQRIRTRVGVPCEVVIAGDGSKQSRTILRTARETNCDLIVTPYEEKHGSLSPFVRKLFRGRIDAIVYRPAPDTDSADARRYGWKRILVPVRRAGDTAHAMIDFAQRLVGRTGTVSVCTCIDRESERRRAESTLADLVEAFEGSFETRISRDHIEQFLTANDDHYDLIFIGASTNRSAASRFISPPTFERLHEVECDVAVVHRG; translated from the coding sequence ATGCGCAACTGGTTGCGGACGATGTACGAGCGGTCGTTAGCGCGCGCTCGACGCGTCAGACGCCGCGAAACCAAGGAGTTTCGTCGCTGGTTGGAAACGAGTGCGAACCTCCGCCATCTGACGGCGTTGATAGCCCTCCCGCTGCTCATCGCCGGAATTACGGCGCTCTCCGACCGCATCGAAGAGCTTTCGTTCCTGCTCTATCCGCCGCTCGCATCGGGTACCTACACCCTCTTCAGCGACCCGGACGGACGATACGCCTCGCCCCGGAACTTCGTCGGCGGCCTCGGCACGGGCGCGGTCTGTGGCTGGTTTTCCGTTCTCTTCTCGGAGGCGTTCCTCAACGTCCCGGAGATACAGCCATTGCAGGCCCACCCCGTCACCGCGGCGCTCGCCGTCTTCCTAACCATCGCAGCGACGTGGGCGCTCTCGCTCGAACTTCCGGCGGCGTTCTCCACGTCGCTGCTCGCCGTCGTCGTCGGCGTTCACGACCCGTACTACGTGGCGAGCGTCATCGTTTCGAGCGTCATCGTCATCTCGGTCTTCGGTGCGTGGCGACGGGAATTCTATCAGAAACGGTCGCGCTATCTCTACCAATCCACGAACGGTGACGATCACGTTCTCGTGCCGATGCGGGGACAGTACGCCGAGGGAGCGGCCATGTTCGGCGCGAAGCTGGCGTCCGCCCACGACGCCGGAAAAGTCGTTCTGGTGGACATCGTGGACGATACCGCCATCGAGAACGCGAAAGGGGACGACGGGGACGGGACCGATCCGACGCTCGTCGCGCGCGAGAACGCGGAACTCGACGCCGATGGGGTGGCAGAAACGCAAGCCGCGGACGAAGCGGCCGCCCGCCTCGAACGACAGGCACAACGGATTCGAACGCGGGTTGGTGTCCCCTGTGAAGTCGTCATCGCCGGTGACGGGAGTAAACAGTCGCGGACGATACTGCGGACGGCCCGCGAGACGAACTGCGACCTCATCGTCACGCCCTACGAGGAGAAACACGGTAGCCTCTCGCCGTTCGTTCGCAAACTGTTCCGCGGGAGAATCGACGCCATCGTCTATCGACCCGCCCCGGACACCGACTCGGCGGACGCCCGGAGGTACGGGTGGAAGCGAATCCTCGTTCCCGTCCGACGGGCTGGCGACACGGCCCACGCGATGATCGACTTCGCCCAACGTCTCGTCGGTCGAACTGGGACGGTGAGCGTTTGTACCTGCATCGACCGTGAGTCGGAGCGGCGGAGAGCGGAATCGACCCTCGCCGACCTCGTAGAGGCGTTCGAGGGGTCGTTCGAGACGCGAATTTCGCGGGACCACATCGAGCAGTTCCTGACGGCGAACGACGACCACTACGACCTCATCTTCATCGGGGCGAGCACCAACCGAAGCGCCGCGTCGCGGTTCATCTCGCCGCCGACGTTCGAGCGACTGCACGAGGTCGAATGCGACGTGGCGGTCGTCCACCGCGGTTGA
- a CDS encoding chloride channel protein, which translates to MNLIAIVIGIIAGLGAVVFRLTIWAAQEVFFGTTLNPGNVEFELIDFPNVFGALSFLGNARFLLLPAIGGLLVGVIVVLTTPEVKGHGVPKVMESMLVRGGKIDPKISVYKTVASSLAIGSGGSLGREGPIIQIGSAAGSFFGRFMDQKYTRTLVAAGAAAGIAGTFNAPLAGVMFSLEILLAEYYLQNVIVVVLASVMSTAVARTILEFTPNPGVRAFLVPVDYQMVTPIVEFPLYIGLGFVIGLSGAAVVKMLYGTEHVFERLDLPEYVKPAIGGLLLGATVLISTVLLHESALTTADWLFGVGYATIHSAIAGDLTLKIILALAILKLLAFSFSVGSGSSGGVFSPGLYIGAMIGGGFGILASMLFPGTAGPGAYALVGMGGVFAATARAPLTATLIIFELTGQYTIILPLLVVTVIGSVVTQRLLNRGTIYTEKLRDKGITVQERRIGSLEDLTAKDVMTTNVDTLTTGSSCEDALMMFQQTKHHGLPIVDESGSLVGIMTLTDLESELTNSIIHTIEGREEINLPDEELAPVEKIGTTEVLTVPPSANLLSVVDIMEKLDVGRIPIVDEENHPVGIVTRSDILDAYDNIPELSRGTEVDIPVVAESKLPNVSADKQD; encoded by the coding sequence ATGAACCTTATTGCGATCGTCATCGGAATCATTGCGGGACTCGGGGCGGTCGTTTTTCGGCTGACGATTTGGGCGGCACAGGAGGTCTTTTTCGGAACGACACTCAACCCGGGAAACGTCGAGTTCGAACTGATAGACTTTCCGAACGTGTTCGGCGCGCTGTCGTTCCTCGGTAACGCGCGGTTCCTTTTGCTTCCCGCCATCGGCGGCCTTCTCGTCGGCGTCATCGTCGTGCTGACGACGCCGGAGGTGAAGGGCCACGGCGTGCCGAAAGTCATGGAATCGATGCTCGTTCGCGGCGGGAAGATAGACCCGAAGATTTCGGTGTACAAGACGGTCGCCTCCTCGCTCGCTATCGGCAGTGGTGGATCGCTGGGTCGTGAGGGTCCCATCATCCAAATCGGGAGCGCGGCGGGGTCCTTCTTCGGTCGCTTCATGGACCAGAAGTACACCCGGACGCTGGTGGCGGCGGGTGCGGCGGCGGGTATCGCCGGAACGTTCAACGCGCCGCTGGCGGGCGTCATGTTCTCGTTGGAAATCCTCCTAGCGGAGTACTACCTGCAGAACGTCATCGTCGTCGTGTTGGCGTCCGTGATGTCCACCGCCGTCGCGCGGACCATCCTCGAATTCACGCCGAATCCCGGCGTTCGGGCGTTTCTAGTTCCCGTCGATTATCAGATGGTCACGCCCATCGTGGAGTTCCCGCTCTACATCGGCCTCGGCTTCGTCATCGGCCTGTCCGGTGCCGCCGTCGTCAAGATGCTGTACGGTACCGAACACGTCTTCGAGCGCCTCGACCTGCCCGAGTACGTGAAACCCGCCATCGGCGGTCTGCTCCTCGGTGCCACCGTTCTCATCAGCACCGTCCTGCTCCACGAGTCGGCGCTGACGACCGCTGACTGGCTGTTCGGCGTCGGTTACGCGACTATCCACTCGGCCATCGCGGGCGACCTGACGCTCAAGATCATCCTCGCGCTGGCGATTCTGAAACTGCTCGCCTTCTCGTTCTCGGTCGGTAGCGGCAGTTCCGGCGGGGTGTTCTCGCCCGGTCTCTACATCGGCGCGATGATCGGCGGGGGATTCGGCATCCTCGCCAGCATGCTCTTCCCCGGCACCGCGGGACCCGGTGCGTACGCGCTCGTCGGCATGGGCGGCGTGTTCGCGGCGACCGCCCGCGCGCCGCTGACGGCGACACTCATCATCTTCGAGTTGACCGGCCAGTACACCATCATCCTCCCGCTGCTCGTCGTCACGGTCATCGGCAGCGTCGTCACCCAACGCCTGCTCAACCGCGGGACTATCTACACCGAGAAGCTCCGAGACAAGGGCATCACCGTGCAGGAACGTCGCATCGGCAGTCTGGAGGATCTGACCGCGAAAGACGTGATGACGACGAACGTGGACACGCTCACGACCGGTTCCAGTTGCGAGGACGCCCTCATGATGTTCCAGCAGACGAAACACCACGGGCTTCCAATCGTCGACGAGAGCGGCAGTCTCGTCGGTATCATGACCCTGACGGACCTCGAATCCGAACTCACCAACTCCATCATCCACACCATCGAGGGCCGCGAGGAGATCAACCTACCGGACGAGGAACTCGCCCCGGTGGAGAAGATCGGAACGACCGAGGTGCTGACCGTCCCGCCGTCCGCGAACCTGCTCTCCGTGGTCGATATCATGGAGAAGTTGGACGTCGGCCGCATCCCCATCGTGGACGAGGAAAACCACCCCGTCGGAATCGTCACTCGGAGCGACATCCTCGACGCCTACGACAACATTCCCGAGTTGTCCCGAGGGACCGAAGTCGATATTCCGGTGGTCGCCGAATCGAAGCTCCCCAACGTCAGTGCCGACAAGCAGGACTGA
- a CDS encoding chloride channel protein, which translates to MGGGDGSEEAASDEPMLGKVRSPLSPHSLRSLPADSDLRMVVLALAIGIIAGLGAVFFRFAIWVVQEVFYGPALNPGSVEFALVPVPNAFSILSALGPVRLLLLPAVGGLIVGVIIKLTTPEVKGHGVPKVLESILVRSGEIDPKISVYKTVASSIAIGSGGSLGREGPIVQIGSAAGSFFGRYVDRSAYTRTLVAAGAAAGIAGTFNAPLAGVMFSLEILLAEYYLQNVIAIVLSAVMATAVARSLLDFTPNPGVREFLVPIQYHLVSPVVEYPLYVLLGVLVALVGAGVVKLLYRTEHVFEGFDLPPVTKPALGGALLGLSALVTAVAFGVSPLRGATWLFGVGYGTIRHSILGDFGFVLLLVLALMKAVGFSLSVGSGSSGGVFSPSLYIGAMLGGAYGAVVHALVPGTAGPGAYALVGMGGIFATSARAPLTATLIIFELTGQYTIILPLLLVCVLGNELSNRLLRGSTIYIEKLRERGITVQERRIGSLEDLTASDVMTTTVDTLPAELSVEDAIPTIRTSDHGGFPVVDSEGNLAGIVTLTDLEPFMSGRAEGETERPEAEQTVGDVCTTDVHTVTPGENLLSVVDKMESFDIGRLPVVEDGGVVGIVTRSDVLDAYDRMPSFV; encoded by the coding sequence ATGGGTGGAGGGGACGGGAGCGAGGAGGCGGCGAGCGACGAGCCCATGTTAGGGAAGGTTCGTTCGCCCCTCTCCCCGCATTCCCTCCGGTCGCTTCCGGCGGACAGCGACCTTCGAATGGTGGTGTTGGCGCTCGCAATCGGGATTATCGCCGGACTCGGCGCGGTGTTCTTCCGGTTCGCCATCTGGGTCGTCCAAGAGGTCTTCTACGGCCCGGCGCTCAATCCGGGGAGCGTCGAGTTCGCGCTCGTCCCGGTTCCGAACGCCTTTTCGATACTGTCGGCGCTCGGTCCGGTTAGACTCCTCCTCCTTCCCGCCGTCGGCGGCCTCATCGTGGGCGTCATCATCAAACTGACGACGCCGGAAGTGAAGGGCCACGGCGTCCCGAAGGTCCTCGAATCCATCCTCGTTCGGAGCGGCGAAATCGACCCGAAGATTTCGGTGTACAAGACGGTCGCCTCGTCCATCGCAATCGGTAGCGGCGGGTCGCTGGGTCGTGAGGGTCCCATCGTCCAAATCGGGAGCGCGGCGGGGTCCTTCTTCGGGCGGTACGTGGACCGAAGCGCCTACACCCGGACGCTGGTGGCGGCGGGTGCGGCGGCGGGTATCGCCGGGACGTTCAACGCGCCGCTGGCGGGCGTCATGTTCTCGTTGGAAATCCTCCTGGCGGAGTACTACCTGCAGAACGTCATCGCCATCGTCTTGAGTGCGGTAATGGCGACGGCCGTCGCGCGGTCGTTGCTCGATTTCACTCCCAACCCCGGCGTCCGCGAGTTCCTCGTTCCCATTCAGTACCACCTCGTCTCGCCGGTGGTCGAATATCCGCTGTACGTCCTGCTCGGCGTGCTCGTCGCGCTCGTCGGCGCGGGCGTCGTGAAACTCCTCTACCGCACCGAACACGTCTTCGAGGGGTTCGACCTTCCCCCCGTGACGAAACCCGCGCTCGGCGGGGCGCTCCTCGGTCTTTCAGCCCTCGTCACGGCGGTCGCGTTCGGCGTCTCCCCGCTCCGCGGTGCGACGTGGCTGTTCGGCGTTGGGTACGGCACGATTCGCCACAGCATCCTCGGCGATTTCGGATTCGTCCTGTTGTTGGTGCTCGCGCTGATGAAGGCCGTCGGGTTCTCGCTGTCGGTCGGGAGCGGCAGTTCCGGCGGGGTGTTCTCGCCGTCGCTGTACATCGGCGCGATGCTCGGCGGCGCGTACGGGGCCGTCGTCCACGCGCTCGTGCCCGGCACCGCCGGACCCGGTGCGTACGCGCTCGTCGGCATGGGCGGCATCTTCGCCACCTCCGCCCGCGCGCCGCTGACGGCGACGCTCATCATCTTCGAGTTGACCGGCCAGTACACCATCATCCTCCCGCTCTTGCTCGTCTGCGTCCTCGGCAACGAACTTTCGAACCGCCTCCTCCGCGGGAGCACCATCTACATCGAAAAACTCCGGGAGCGCGGAATCACGGTGCAAGAGCGCCGTATCGGCAGTCTGGAGGACCTGACCGCGAGCGACGTGATGACGACGACCGTCGATACGCTCCCCGCGGAACTGTCGGTCGAGGACGCGATTCCGACGATTCGAACCAGCGACCACGGCGGCTTTCCGGTCGTCGATTCCGAGGGGAATCTCGCCGGAATCGTCACGCTCACCGACCTCGAACCGTTCATGTCCGGTCGCGCCGAGGGAGAAACCGAGCGTCCCGAGGCGGAACAGACCGTCGGCGACGTGTGCACGACGGACGTCCATACCGTGACGCCCGGCGAGAACTTGCTGTCGGTCGTGGACAAGATGGAGTCATTCGATATCGGACGGTTACCGGTGGTCGAAGACGGCGGGGTGGTCGGAATCGTCACCCGGAGCGACGTGTTGGATGCGTACGACCGAATGCCGTCTTTCGTTTAA
- a CDS encoding nucleoside phosphorylase encodes MAMQPHLLVDEGDLNDIALIPGDPGRVDRIAAQCDSSEVVSENREYKVVNAEYEGTPLTICSTGIGCPSATIAIEEMHAVGVETVIRVGTTGALQTDIEIGDMVVATGAAKDEGTTRRYEKDTYPAVPDYHVLSALVDSAESNDEDVHVGPIASDDAFYAETDEYVRSWEEANILSVEMEAAAVFSVARRKGMRSGAICTVDGNLVKGTQKGTDTEDDELPEKAKNNVERAIRITLDAVVSLA; translated from the coding sequence ATGGCAATGCAACCGCACCTACTCGTTGACGAGGGCGACCTGAACGACATCGCGCTGATTCCCGGCGACCCGGGGCGCGTGGACCGAATCGCGGCGCAGTGTGACTCTTCGGAGGTCGTCTCCGAGAACCGCGAGTACAAGGTCGTCAACGCGGAGTACGAGGGGACGCCGCTGACCATCTGTTCGACCGGAATCGGCTGTCCGTCGGCGACCATCGCCATCGAGGAGATGCACGCCGTCGGCGTCGAAACCGTCATCCGCGTCGGGACGACGGGTGCGCTCCAGACGGACATCGAAATCGGCGATATGGTCGTCGCCACGGGCGCGGCGAAAGACGAGGGGACGACCCGTCGCTACGAGAAGGACACCTACCCGGCGGTGCCGGACTATCACGTCCTCTCGGCGCTGGTCGATTCCGCGGAATCGAACGACGAGGACGTTCACGTCGGCCCGATTGCGTCCGACGACGCGTTCTACGCGGAAACCGACGAGTACGTTCGGTCGTGGGAAGAGGCGAACATCCTCTCCGTCGAGATGGAAGCGGCCGCGGTCTTCTCCGTCGCGCGACGCAAGGGCATGCGCTCGGGGGCCATCTGCACCGTGGACGGCAACCTCGTGAAGGGAACCCAGAAGGGCACCGACACCGAGGACGACGAACTGCCCGAGAAGGCGAAGAACAACGTCGAGCGCGCGATTCGCATCACGCTCGATGCCGTCGTATCGTTGGCGTAA
- a CDS encoding DUF5812 family protein — MTEKTSTFLVTHAEDDSAVLKDVHDGQVHTLSRNPGVEADDAIEATVEPEPPMEVTWTAVEIDERRSLTVHESDEPPTSHERDIADEQEVGDLERTERAGIGEIHVLSVPPEETEDAVADVLDDEGTLSRAARLGVNRVEVRSEDGTVSVRYLP, encoded by the coding sequence ATGACCGAGAAGACGAGCACGTTCCTCGTCACACACGCCGAAGACGACTCGGCGGTGTTGAAGGACGTTCACGACGGACAGGTACACACGCTTTCGAGGAACCCCGGCGTCGAAGCGGACGACGCCATCGAGGCCACGGTCGAACCCGAACCCCCGATGGAGGTGACGTGGACCGCCGTCGAAATCGACGAACGACGGTCCCTCACGGTCCACGAGAGCGACGAACCGCCGACGAGTCACGAGCGAGACATCGCCGACGAACAGGAGGTTGGCGACTTGGAACGCACCGAACGCGCCGGAATCGGCGAGATTCACGTTCTATCTGTTCCGCCGGAGGAAACCGAAGACGCCGTGGCCGACGTGCTGGACGACGAGGGAACGCTCTCGCGCGCGGCTCGACTCGGCGTGAACCGCGTCGAAGTCAGGTCCGAGGACGGAACGGTGAGCGTTCGGTACTTGCCCTAG
- a CDS encoding NUDIX hydrolase: MSTDNAANSSGGAANESAETDERHKNARQNVVAVDGDDNELEIVNRLDAHMGDGIRHRAFTALIFDEDDNILLAQRSPTKRLWDTYWDGTVASHPEPGQSQEEATRQRLEEELGISPDQYDDLRVTDKFEYKRYYPQEGVEHEVCSVLKLTLTDKSLDPVEEEVGGVMWVPYERLHENPRWYRQLRLCPWFEIAMRRDFE, from the coding sequence ATGAGCACTGACAACGCCGCCAACTCGTCGGGCGGAGCCGCCAACGAGAGCGCCGAAACCGACGAGCGACACAAGAACGCTCGCCAGAACGTCGTCGCCGTGGACGGCGACGACAACGAACTCGAAATCGTGAACCGCCTCGACGCCCACATGGGCGACGGCATCCGCCATCGAGCGTTCACCGCGCTCATCTTCGACGAGGACGACAACATCCTCCTCGCCCAGCGCTCGCCGACGAAGCGCCTCTGGGACACCTACTGGGACGGTACCGTCGCGTCCCACCCCGAACCCGGCCAATCCCAAGAGGAGGCCACGCGCCAGCGCCTCGAAGAAGAACTCGGCATCTCGCCCGACCAGTACGACGATCTGCGCGTGACGGATAAGTTCGAGTACAAGCGCTACTACCCGCAGGAGGGCGTCGAACACGAGGTCTGTTCCGTCCTCAAACTCACCCTGACGGACAAATCGCTCGACCCCGTTGAGGAAGAAGTCGGCGGCGTGATGTGGGTTCCCTACGAGCGCCTGCACGAGAACCCGCGCTGGTACCGTCAGCTTCGCCTGTGTCCGTGGTTCGAAATCGCCATGCGACGAGATTTCGAATAG
- the dgoD gene encoding galactonate dehydratase — protein sequence MRITDYELFAVPPRWLFLKLETSNGLVGWGEPTIQGRLETVQTAVDELVSAYLLGEDPLEVERHWRTMYQGGYYRGGPILMSALAGIDHALWDIKGKHYGAPVHELLGGQVRDRVLVHQWIGGEDREAIAKEAISRRNQGYKAIKMNATAEFRALEPPGTVERVRKRVATVRDAVGDDLYLGVDFHGRVSKPMVRRLVETLESYGLMFIDQPVLPEHSGFLSTLTEQTSVPIATGERFYSRYDFKPLLVEGAVTVIQPDVTHVGGITELRKIATMAEAFDVAVIPHCPLSPIAFAATLQVVLCSHNGVMQEQDLSFHDPAESVGLQYLDDPETFEFDDGYVSCPTEPGLGIEVDESYVREQSRADVKWYNPVWRHEDGGIAEW from the coding sequence ATGCGCATCACTGACTACGAACTCTTCGCTGTTCCACCGCGATGGCTCTTTCTCAAACTGGAGACGAGCAACGGCCTCGTGGGCTGGGGTGAACCGACCATCCAGGGACGACTCGAAACAGTCCAAACTGCTGTCGACGAGCTCGTCAGTGCGTATCTCCTCGGTGAAGACCCGTTAGAGGTTGAACGTCACTGGCGGACGATGTACCAAGGAGGGTACTATCGCGGTGGGCCGATCCTGATGAGCGCCCTAGCCGGGATCGACCACGCTCTGTGGGACATCAAGGGGAAGCACTACGGGGCACCGGTTCACGAACTACTCGGCGGGCAGGTTCGGGACCGGGTGCTGGTCCACCAGTGGATCGGCGGCGAGGACAGGGAGGCGATCGCGAAAGAGGCGATTTCCCGTCGCAATCAGGGATACAAGGCGATCAAGATGAACGCAACCGCCGAGTTCCGTGCGCTCGAACCACCGGGTACTGTTGAACGGGTGCGAAAGCGCGTCGCTACCGTCAGGGACGCCGTTGGTGACGATCTCTATCTCGGCGTTGACTTTCACGGGCGCGTCTCGAAGCCGATGGTCCGTCGGCTCGTCGAGACGCTGGAATCGTATGGTCTAATGTTCATCGACCAACCAGTGTTGCCGGAACACTCGGGGTTCCTCTCGACGCTCACGGAACAGACAAGCGTCCCCATTGCGACAGGTGAGCGATTCTACTCGCGGTACGATTTCAAACCGCTCCTCGTAGAGGGCGCAGTCACGGTCATCCAACCCGACGTGACACACGTCGGCGGGATTACAGAGCTGCGGAAGATTGCGACGATGGCAGAGGCGTTCGACGTAGCCGTCATTCCACATTGTCCGTTGAGTCCGATCGCCTTCGCAGCGACCCTACAAGTGGTCCTCTGTTCGCACAACGGCGTCATGCAGGAACAGGATTTATCCTTTCACGACCCAGCAGAGAGCGTCGGACTCCAGTATCTCGACGACCCCGAGACGTTCGAATTCGATGACGGCTACGTCAGTTGCCCGACCGAACCAGGTTTGGGAATCGAGGTGGACGAGTCGTACGTGCGTGAGCAGTCACGTGCTGACGTGAAGTGGTACAACCCGGTCTGGCGTCACGAAGACGGCGGGATAGCCGAGTGGTGA
- a CDS encoding ABC transporter ATP-binding protein, whose product MARITIDDVTKRFGGDNNSVVAVDDVSLEIDDGEFVVFVGPSGSGKSTLMRMVAGLETQTEGDITIGDTVVNQFGPRARDIAMVFQNYALYPNMTVQENMSFGLKMSTNMSASEIERNVTSTAEMMGIANLLDNKPGELSGGQQQRVALGRAIVRDPNVFLMDEPLSNLDAKLRTEMRTEINRLQNDLGVTTLYVTHDQTEAMTMGDRLVVLNYGELQQVGTPLECFYRPANRFVAGFIGSPSMNFFAGTARGGTLQCDGFGYDLSERMQESVGSYGDLELGIRPEDVALHDEAVDRNSFEVVIDVVEPMGSISYVYCRVADQESEDTFVVEVGGQRPISEEQTLYAHIPPEDVHLFDGATGETLHQRKLDSDIGTSAAGQSQNAGASSGTL is encoded by the coding sequence ATGGCAAGAATCACAATCGACGACGTTACCAAACGATTCGGTGGAGACAACAACTCAGTAGTGGCGGTCGACGACGTATCGCTCGAAATCGACGACGGTGAGTTCGTCGTGTTTGTCGGACCGTCGGGCAGCGGGAAATCGACACTCATGCGGATGGTAGCAGGGCTGGAAACCCAGACGGAAGGTGACATCACGATCGGTGACACGGTCGTCAACCAATTCGGACCACGCGCGCGCGACATTGCGATGGTATTCCAGAACTACGCGCTGTACCCGAATATGACCGTTCAAGAGAACATGTCGTTTGGACTGAAGATGTCGACGAACATGTCCGCGAGTGAGATAGAACGGAATGTCACGTCGACGGCGGAGATGATGGGTATCGCGAACCTGCTGGATAACAAACCAGGGGAGCTCTCCGGCGGGCAGCAACAGCGCGTCGCGCTCGGCCGGGCGATCGTTCGCGACCCGAACGTCTTCCTGATGGACGAGCCACTGTCGAATCTGGACGCGAAGCTTCGGACGGAGATGCGAACGGAGATCAACCGGCTCCAGAACGACCTCGGAGTCACCACGCTGTACGTTACGCACGACCAGACCGAGGCGATGACCATGGGCGACCGCCTGGTCGTTCTCAACTACGGTGAACTCCAACAGGTCGGCACGCCACTGGAATGTTTCTACCGCCCCGCCAATCGATTCGTCGCGGGGTTCATCGGGTCGCCGTCGATGAACTTCTTCGCCGGGACCGCGCGAGGGGGAACACTCCAGTGTGACGGGTTCGGGTACGACCTCTCGGAACGAATGCAGGAAAGCGTCGGGAGCTACGGAGATCTGGAACTCGGAATCCGCCCCGAGGACGTAGCCCTACACGACGAGGCCGTCGATCGGAACAGTTTCGAGGTCGTCATCGATGTGGTCGAGCCGATGGGTAGTATCTCGTACGTGTACTGCCGGGTCGCGGACCAGGAATCCGAGGACACGTTCGTCGTCGAAGTCGGCGGACAGCGGCCAATCAGTGAAGAACAGACGCTCTACGCGCATATCCCCCCCGAAGATGTGCACCTCTTCGACGGCGCTACCGGCGAAACGCTCCACCAGCGCAAACTCGACAGCGACATTGGGACGTCCGCCGCCGGACAGTCACAGAATGCAGGCGCGAGTTCCGGCACGCTATAA
- a CDS encoding carbohydrate ABC transporter permease, giving the protein MATTKAEPGSSQRFEKDTREKIVSVVRHAILLTWSFVVLFPLYWLASMSLKPPGQANTLPPDWVFLPTVYNYLQLFQRSKFVTAFGNSLIMVAASVVLVLLIGVPAAYVLSRYDIPMERDVLVWILSSRMLPPIAVVLPFFFIFRNLNLFDTRIGMVLMYVSINLSLVVWVMKAFFDGIPVTLEEAARVDGATRFQGFRKVVLPAAKPGIYSVAIISFIFAWIELLFGLVLTNSKAVPVTLYVYSFIGSRSIEWSMLAAASMAMIIPVAVFLILVNKYLAAGLSFGVVLKE; this is encoded by the coding sequence ATGGCGACGACAAAAGCCGAACCCGGTTCGTCCCAACGCTTCGAAAAAGACACGCGCGAGAAGATCGTTTCGGTGGTCCGACACGCCATCCTGTTAACGTGGTCATTCGTTGTGCTGTTCCCCCTCTACTGGCTCGCGTCCATGTCACTGAAGCCTCCGGGACAGGCGAACACGCTCCCGCCGGACTGGGTTTTCTTGCCGACGGTGTACAACTACCTGCAGCTCTTCCAGCGGTCGAAGTTCGTCACGGCGTTCGGTAATAGCCTGATCATGGTGGCGGCATCGGTGGTGCTCGTCCTGCTGATCGGTGTACCGGCGGCGTACGTGCTCTCTCGATACGACATCCCCATGGAACGGGACGTACTCGTGTGGATCCTCTCCTCACGGATGCTCCCGCCGATCGCCGTTGTGCTCCCGTTTTTCTTCATCTTCCGGAACCTCAACTTGTTCGACACCAGGATCGGGATGGTCCTCATGTACGTCAGCATCAACCTCTCGTTGGTGGTCTGGGTGATGAAGGCGTTCTTCGATGGTATCCCCGTGACCTTGGAGGAAGCAGCGCGGGTCGACGGCGCAACGCGATTTCAGGGGTTCCGAAAAGTCGTCCTGCCGGCGGCAAAACCCGGAATCTACTCGGTCGCCATTATCAGTTTCATCTTCGCATGGATCGAGTTGCTGTTCGGGCTCGTGCTGACCAACTCCAAAGCAGTCCCGGTGACGTTGTACGTCTACTCGTTCATCGGCTCGCGCTCGATCGAGTGGTCGATGCTTGCAGCTGCTTCGATGGCGATGATCATCCCTGTCGCGGTCTTCCTCATCTTGGTCAACAAGTACCTTGCTGCTGGACTCAGCTTCGGTGTGGTGCTAAAAGAATGA